In the Methanococcus maripaludis genome, one interval contains:
- a CDS encoding DUF2119 domain-containing protein codes for MKIYNNFENEIPKKLFLAGIHGSESKYTSQILENLQKNILNLKTFGNIIIVSELVNDSKYYSTLNPEYYETETGKSLLELIGKYKPEFYFEIHSYSKKSYSNLTELKRVDLKGIPPFVDLNNGVLMASISPILRGKFKKTDLCMTIEVPNWKVDEVEKTVLEILEFGITSKNKNGMVEKIFNKYPKEVSYAKWLADEFNLTFL; via the coding sequence TTGAAAATTTACAATAATTTTGAAAATGAGATTCCAAAAAAGCTTTTTTTAGCAGGAATTCACGGCAGTGAATCGAAATATACTTCACAGATTTTAGAAAATTTACAAAAAAATATTTTAAATTTAAAAACTTTTGGAAATATAATAATCGTATCCGAACTTGTAAACGATTCAAAGTATTATTCCACATTAAATCCAGAATACTATGAAACAGAGACGGGAAAATCTCTTTTAGAATTAATTGGAAAATATAAACCTGAATTTTATTTTGAAATCCATTCGTATTCAAAAAAATCTTATTCCAATTTAACTGAATTAAAACGAGTCGATTTGAAAGGAATTCCTCCGTTTGTTGATTTAAATAATGGGGTTTTGATGGCATCGATTTCTCCAATATTGCGAGGAAAATTTAAAAAAACAGACCTCTGCATGACTATCGAAGTTCCAAACTGGAAAGTTGATGAAGTTGAAAAAACGGTCCTTGAAATTTTGGAATTTGGAATAACTTCAAAAAATAAGAATGGAATGGTTGAAAAAATTTTTAATAAATATCCAAAAGAAGTAAGTTATGCAAAATGGCTTGCCGATGAATTCAATCTAACTTTTTTGTAA
- the fsa gene encoding fructose-6-phosphate aldolase, with translation MKFFLDTANVEKIKEFNALGLVDGVTTNPSLIKKEGRDFYEVIKEICAIVDGPVSAEVIALDAEGMVKEARELVKLAENVVVKIPMTKEGMKAVNILSKEGIKTNVTLIFSANQALLAAKAGASYVSPFVGRLDDVGQDGMFLISEVMQVFSAYGIETEVIVASVRHPIHVIESAKMGADIATIPFDVLDKLFNHPLTDNGIEKFLADWEAHMNR, from the coding sequence ATGAAGTTTTTCTTAGACACTGCAAATGTTGAAAAAATTAAAGAATTTAACGCACTTGGTTTAGTTGACGGAGTTACAACAAACCCAAGTTTAATCAAAAAAGAAGGAAGAGACTTCTACGAAGTAATCAAAGAAATCTGCGCAATTGTTGACGGTCCAGTAAGTGCTGAAGTTATTGCACTTGATGCGGAAGGAATGGTTAAAGAAGCAAGAGAACTCGTAAAACTTGCAGAAAACGTTGTAGTTAAAATTCCAATGACAAAAGAAGGAATGAAAGCAGTAAACATTCTCTCAAAAGAAGGAATAAAAACAAACGTTACATTAATCTTTTCAGCAAATCAGGCATTACTCGCAGCAAAAGCTGGAGCTTCATACGTTTCCCCATTCGTTGGAAGACTCGATGATGTTGGACAGGATGGAATGTTTTTAATTTCAGAAGTAATGCAAGTCTTTAGCGCATACGGAATCGAAACAGAAGTTATCGTAGCTTCAGTAAGACACCCAATCCACGTTATCGAATCCGCAAAAATGGGCGCAGACATTGCAACAATTCCATTTGACGTACTTGACAAATTATTCAACCACCCATTAACAGATAATGGAATTGAAAAATTCCTCGCTGACTGGGAAGCACACATGAACAGATAA
- the fen gene encoding flap endonuclease-1: MGVQFGDLIPKTEISLKFLKNKTVAIDAMNVIYQFLSSIRLRDGSPLKNKNGEITSTYNGIFYKTIYMLENEMTPIWVFDGKSHDLKEKTKEERRKSRNGALDSYLEAKEQNNLEEMQKYAKRANFLDKKTIDNSKKLLELMGIPYINAPSEGEAQCAELVKSNDAFCVISQDYDSILYGAENVVKNITSSNKDIELIELQKTLSELNVSLNQLIDVAILIGTDYNPGGLKGFGPKKAIDTVKKGQMEKYISEIENYSEIRKIFDEPNVTSEYDTKLKTPKKEELAEFLIEENDFSKDRILPNIEKISNLLGNKKSQKNLEAWF; this comes from the coding sequence ATGGGAGTTCAATTTGGAGATTTGATACCCAAAACGGAAATCTCTTTAAAATTTTTAAAGAATAAAACTGTTGCAATAGATGCAATGAACGTAATTTACCAGTTTTTATCAAGCATTCGTTTAAGGGATGGAAGTCCTTTAAAGAATAAGAATGGGGAAATTACTTCAACTTACAACGGTATTTTTTATAAGACAATTTACATGCTAGAAAATGAAATGACCCCAATATGGGTTTTTGATGGCAAATCTCACGATTTAAAAGAAAAAACAAAAGAAGAAAGACGAAAATCCAGAAATGGTGCGCTTGACAGTTATTTGGAAGCAAAAGAGCAGAATAACTTGGAAGAAATGCAAAAATATGCTAAAAGAGCAAATTTTTTGGATAAAAAAACAATCGATAATTCCAAAAAACTCCTTGAATTGATGGGAATTCCATATATCAATGCTCCATCAGAAGGGGAGGCCCAATGTGCAGAACTTGTAAAATCAAACGATGCATTTTGTGTAATAAGTCAGGACTACGATTCAATTCTTTATGGTGCGGAAAACGTTGTAAAAAACATAACTTCATCAAATAAAGATATTGAATTGATAGAACTTCAAAAAACCTTATCTGAATTAAATGTTTCTCTTAACCAGTTGATTGATGTTGCAATACTGATTGGAACGGACTACAATCCTGGTGGATTGAAAGGATTCGGTCCAAAAAAAGCGATTGATACGGTTAAAAAAGGTCAAATGGAAAAGTATATTTCAGAAATTGAAAATTATTCTGAGATTAGAAAAATATTTGATGAACCTAATGTAACATCAGAATACGATACAAAATTGAAAACCCCTAAAAAAGAGGAACTGGCAGAATTTTTGATCGAAGAAAATGATTTTTCAAAAGATCGAATTTTACCAAACATTGAAAAAATTAGCAATCTTTTGGGCAATAAAAAATCCCAGAAAAATCTTGAAGCCTGGTTTTAG
- a CDS encoding 2-oxoacid:ferredoxin oxidoreductase subunit gamma — MRKEIRFSGFGGQGIILAGVILGRAASLYAGKEAVQTQSYGPEARGGASKSEVVISESEIDFPKVIQPDILISMSQPAFDKYGYDLKENAKVIVDRDLVTIPNGYEGKYEVYKVPFTEIANKEVGLGIVANIVMLGALTKLAELVSKEEVEKALLDSIPKGTEKKNLMAFEKGYDYL, encoded by the coding sequence ATGAGAAAAGAGATAAGATTTTCAGGTTTTGGCGGTCAGGGAATAATTTTAGCAGGAGTTATTTTAGGACGTGCTGCATCCCTTTACGCTGGAAAAGAGGCAGTTCAGACACAGAGCTACGGCCCTGAAGCAAGGGGTGGTGCGAGTAAGTCTGAAGTTGTAATTTCAGAAAGCGAAATAGATTTTCCAAAAGTAATTCAGCCGGATATCCTCATTTCAATGTCACAACCTGCCTTTGATAAATACGGTTACGATTTAAAAGAAAATGCAAAAGTAATCGTTGATAGGGATTTAGTTACTATTCCAAACGGTTACGAAGGAAAATATGAAGTATACAAAGTTCCATTTACGGAAATTGCAAACAAGGAAGTTGGGCTTGGAATCGTTGCAAATATCGTAATGCTTGGTGCACTAACAAAATTGGCAGAATTGGTTTCAAAAGAAGAAGTTGAAAAAGCACTTCTCGATAGTATCCCGAAAGGAACGGAAAAAAAGAATTTAATGGCTTTTGAAAAAGGATATGATTACCTTTAA
- a CDS encoding 2-oxoacid:ferredoxin oxidoreductase subunit beta, giving the protein MHPSLKYMRKDRLPHIFCSGCGNGIVLNCFTNALDKLSLKNEDYIAISGIGCSSRVPGYLFCDSLHTTHGRPIAFALGTKVIQNDKKVVVFTGDGDLSAIGGNHFIHGCRRNIDITVICINNNIYGMTGGQCSPTTPHEKKATTAPYGNPENPLDLCELAKAAGATYVARWTTANPIQLANSIKKGMDKKGFSFIEVVSQCPTYYGRFNVSRKPSEMMKNLKESATTVRKAETIEKEELLNKIIVGEFLNIEKPEYVEQLKKLQE; this is encoded by the coding sequence ATGCATCCTTCGCTAAAATACATGAGAAAGGACAGGTTACCGCACATATTTTGTTCAGGTTGCGGTAATGGTATTGTTTTAAACTGCTTTACGAATGCTCTTGATAAATTATCCCTCAAAAACGAGGATTACATCGCAATTTCTGGTATCGGATGTTCTTCAAGGGTTCCAGGATACCTTTTCTGTGATTCACTCCACACAACCCATGGAAGACCAATTGCTTTTGCTCTTGGAACTAAGGTAATTCAAAACGACAAAAAAGTTGTTGTATTTACTGGAGATGGTGACCTCTCAGCAATTGGTGGAAACCACTTCATTCACGGATGCAGGAGAAACATCGACATAACTGTAATTTGTATAAATAACAATATTTACGGGATGACCGGAGGACAGTGTTCGCCAACAACTCCTCACGAGAAAAAAGCAACAACTGCACCTTATGGAAACCCTGAAAACCCACTTGATTTGTGCGAACTTGCAAAAGCAGCAGGGGCAACTTACGTTGCAAGATGGACTACTGCAAACCCGATCCAGCTTGCAAATTCAATTAAAAAAGGGATGGATAAAAAAGGATTTTCATTTATAGAAGTAGTTTCACAGTGTCCCACCTACTACGGAAGATTCAATGTTTCAAGGAAACCTTCAGAAATGATGAAAAATTTAAAAGAAAGTGCAACAACTGTTCGAAAAGCAGAAACTATAGAAAAAGAAGAACTTTTAAACAAAATAATTGTTGGGGAGTTTTTAAATATCGAGAAACCAGAATATGTCGAACAGCTTAAAAAATTACAGGAATAA
- a CDS encoding DHH family phosphoesterase, producing the protein MIENCKICGGTGKKVVKYSECPECEGKGYLEEFETKSHFKNASKNSKYDFDDEEIPCPTCNGTGKIPEYEDCEYCNGTGKVVKCDSCGREIGKYPEDKDLNTCENCSGKEEEQKENKKVVYVLDNMFTMNDLEEGKFYKGKINRTEKYGVFVQLNEKTRGLLRFREVVGKRPSDFNIGDEIIVQVSELKLEKRELDLRYVPIAGYKLEKLEKEHELIDIKEIFDTGLMNMKDKVIRVQGEVLQAAQTPGPTVFTITDGSEVAWVAAFESAGVRTHPDVVMGSIIDVVGSVSVRDGKLQIERMKLEKLEGDAEQKVKDKIDIELDKKAEPDSDIEFLVESDILEKLRPKMADVAKRIRRAVLDGRPVIIRHHADTDGYCGGIAIEKAVIPVLEKYSMDSGAQWHYFRRSPSKAPFYELEDVTKDLVFSIEDYLRFGQKMPLIVLVDNGSTDEDIPAVSQVKAYDIEVVVVDHHFPGEVIDGKVEIDEFVEAHVNPYLVGGDSNLTAGVLATEVARMINPDVTELVEHLPGIAVVGDHAKGEAVENYIKIALERLTKCSAEFGTGKVYSREDVEKIGQCMDFEAFYLKFMNGMGIVEDIYGMNKKDFARHEKLINILYERAMAMVDRQMKAVRPAIKTEILPNGIVFNTLDVEKYAHKFTFPAPGKTCGFAHDSIVQQYEPGTPVITLSYGPDFGVVRATDAVSEKFSFNLNHIVTQFIDEIPEASLDGGGHECAGSLKFVEGLREKVINRFSEVVLEMKEKD; encoded by the coding sequence ATGATAGAAAACTGTAAAATATGTGGCGGAACTGGAAAGAAGGTAGTAAAATATTCAGAATGTCCGGAATGCGAAGGAAAAGGTTATTTAGAAGAATTTGAAACAAAAAGTCATTTTAAAAACGCTTCTAAAAATTCAAAATATGATTTTGACGATGAAGAAATTCCATGCCCCACATGCAATGGAACCGGAAAAATTCCGGAATATGAAGATTGCGAGTACTGCAACGGAACTGGAAAAGTTGTAAAATGCGACTCATGCGGTCGTGAAATTGGAAAATATCCTGAAGATAAAGACTTAAACACTTGTGAGAACTGTAGTGGTAAGGAAGAAGAACAAAAAGAGAACAAAAAGGTTGTTTATGTTTTAGACAACATGTTTACCATGAACGATCTTGAAGAAGGTAAATTTTACAAGGGAAAAATTAACCGAACCGAAAAATACGGAGTATTCGTTCAGTTGAATGAAAAAACAAGAGGTCTTTTAAGATTCAGGGAAGTTGTTGGAAAAAGGCCAAGCGATTTTAATATCGGGGACGAAATTATTGTCCAGGTATCCGAATTAAAACTCGAAAAAAGAGAACTTGATTTAAGATACGTTCCAATTGCAGGATACAAACTCGAAAAACTCGAAAAAGAACACGAATTAATCGATATCAAGGAAATATTTGATACGGGATTAATGAACATGAAAGATAAAGTTATTCGAGTTCAAGGAGAAGTTCTCCAGGCAGCTCAAACACCCGGTCCAACAGTATTTACTATTACAGATGGTTCAGAAGTTGCATGGGTTGCAGCATTTGAATCTGCCGGAGTTAGGACACACCCTGATGTAGTAATGGGTTCAATTATCGATGTAGTTGGTTCCGTTTCTGTAAGGGATGGAAAACTTCAGATCGAAAGAATGAAACTTGAAAAACTCGAAGGCGACGCTGAACAAAAAGTAAAAGATAAAATTGACATTGAACTTGATAAAAAAGCAGAGCCTGATAGCGACATCGAATTTTTAGTTGAAAGTGACATTTTGGAAAAATTAAGGCCAAAAATGGCGGATGTTGCAAAAAGAATCAGAAGAGCAGTTTTAGATGGAAGACCTGTAATTATAAGACACCACGCAGATACGGATGGATATTGCGGTGGAATTGCAATTGAAAAAGCAGTAATCCCTGTTTTGGAGAAATATTCAATGGATTCCGGTGCACAATGGCACTACTTTAGAAGAAGCCCTTCAAAAGCTCCATTTTATGAATTAGAAGATGTAACCAAAGATTTAGTATTTTCAATTGAAGATTACTTAAGATTTGGACAGAAAATGCCTTTAATTGTTCTTGTAGATAACGGAAGTACTGATGAAGATATTCCTGCAGTATCCCAAGTTAAAGCATACGATATCGAAGTTGTTGTAGTGGATCACCACTTCCCTGGCGAAGTAATCGATGGAAAAGTAGAAATTGATGAATTCGTTGAAGCACACGTAAATCCTTACCTCGTTGGAGGAGACAGCAACCTTACAGCAGGTGTTTTGGCAACAGAAGTTGCAAGAATGATAAATCCAGATGTTACCGAACTCGTTGAACACTTACCTGGTATCGCAGTTGTTGGCGACCACGCAAAAGGCGAAGCTGTAGAGAACTACATAAAAATAGCACTAGAAAGACTTACAAAATGCAGTGCTGAGTTTGGAACTGGAAAAGTATATTCCAGAGAAGATGTTGAAAAAATCGGTCAGTGCATGGATTTTGAAGCATTTTACTTAAAATTCATGAACGGAATGGGTATCGTAGAAGACATCTATGGAATGAACAAAAAAGACTTTGCAAGGCATGAAAAACTTATAAACATACTTTACGAAAGAGCAATGGCAATGGTTGACAGGCAGATGAAAGCCGTACGCCCTGCAATAAAAACAGAAATCTTACCAAATGGAATTGTATTCAACACGTTGGATGTTGAAAAATATGCACACAAGTTTACATTCCCTGCTCCTGGAAAAACCTGTGGATTTGCACACGATTCAATAGTTCAACAGTATGAACCTGGAACTCCAGTAATTACCCTTTCATATGGCCCTGATTTTGGAGTAGTTCGTGCAACTGATGCAGTAAGCGAAAAATTCAGCTTCAATTTAAATCACATCGTGACACAATTCATCGATGAAATTCCTGAAGCATCGCTTGATGGTGGTGGACACGAGTGTGCAGGAAGTTTGAAATTTGTTGAAGGATTGAGAGAAAAAGTAATAAATAGATTCTCAGAAGTAGTTTTAGAAATGAAAGAAAAAGATTAA
- a CDS encoding IMP cyclohydrolase has product MYIGRFLVLGKTDEGNPFVTYRVSSRSFPNRVAKVMDDNTVAILPKDLEEMFKNPYITYNCVKLVGDVAIATNGSHTDIIADKIKLGLPIRDALSYSLLTMDYEKDDYNTPRIAVVLTKDSAYMGYVSENDVRIKKVELESGKAYYLSVYEACNITKHQVISVAGKTAEEVTKFVMDYEEFEKPVTAATVLLKDGFKLATL; this is encoded by the coding sequence ATGTATATTGGTAGATTTTTGGTTCTTGGAAAAACGGATGAAGGAAATCCTTTTGTAACATACAGGGTTTCAAGCAGGAGCTTTCCAAACAGGGTTGCAAAAGTAATGGATGATAATACTGTTGCAATTTTACCAAAAGACTTGGAAGAAATGTTTAAAAATCCATATATTACCTATAATTGTGTAAAGCTCGTAGGTGACGTTGCAATAGCTACAAACGGTTCACACACAGATATAATTGCAGATAAAATTAAGCTTGGACTTCCAATAAGGGATGCTTTATCATATTCATTATTGACAATGGACTATGAAAAAGATGACTACAATACTCCAAGAATTGCAGTAGTTTTAACAAAAGACAGTGCATACATGGGATATGTAAGTGAAAACGACGTCAGAATTAAAAAAGTTGAATTAGAATCTGGAAAAGCGTACTACTTGAGTGTTTACGAAGCATGTAATATCACAAAGCACCAGGTAATTTCAGTTGCGGGAAAAACTGCAGAAGAAGTAACTAAATTTGTAATGGACTACGAAGAATTTGAAAAACCAGTAACTGCAGCAACAGTTTTGTTAAAAGATGGATTTAAGCTTGCAACACTTTAA
- a CDS encoding 4Fe-4S binding protein yields the protein MEILDKCVGCAGCVPFCPVGAISAVGKAEIDIEICTNCAICKSYCPLNAITE from the coding sequence ATGGAAATATTGGATAAATGTGTAGGATGTGCAGGATGTGTTCCATTCTGTCCGGTCGGGGCTATTTCTGCGGTTGGTAAGGCAGAAATTGATATTGAAATTTGTACAAATTGTGCGATATGTAAAAGTTATTGTCCTCTAAATGCAATAACTGAATAA